From a single Syngnathus scovelli strain Florida chromosome 2, RoL_Ssco_1.2, whole genome shotgun sequence genomic region:
- the wbp4 gene encoding WW domain-binding protein 4, which yields MADYWKSQPRKFCQYCKCWIADNKPSIEFHERGKNHKENVAAKISEIKKKSLQQAKQENRKSKQFAAMEEAALKAYEEDLKRLEMESGPCASAAVLPKPKAPPIVLCEPPPYWKKYQKNTEKPKKSYGEQNLCWVEVQTDDGNKYYYNTITGDSQWDKPKGYRGSSNSSASGSVWMESVSPEGYGYWYNTQTGESRWEKPKDPNETPESSLASGSDKTVQEELAGDDCKEAQLSQSEEVTEKPSLPSVVPEDSFRKRKAEGEDDQTSNNMPQEDVKEEKQEEIQSEPIVKKEEEVTKAKRPKSQNPYGAWERIKEEKDPYANVDLQLPKVDEEIVMTELPPEPKPKFKERIITSLGMEGGSTSFKKSKTQNGKSRSFRQRDNDD from the exons AT GGCTGACTACTGGAAGTCACAACCGAGGAAATTTTGCCAATATTGCAAGTGTTGGATTGCCGACAATAAACCC AGCATCGAATTTCACGAAAGAGGGAAGAATCACAAAGAAAATGTGGCAGCCAAAATTTCAGAG ATTAAAAAGAAGAGTCTCCAACAAGCGAAGCAAGAAAACCGTAAGTCGAAACAGTTTGCAGCGATGGAGGAGGCTGCGCTGAAGGCATATGAGGAAGACCTGAAAAGACTGGAAATGGAGTCAG gtcctTGTGCTTCAGCCGCAGTACTGCCAAAGCCCAAAGCACCTCCCATAGTATTGTGCGAGCCACCACCATACTGGAAAAAatatcaaaagaacacagaGAAACCCAAAAAGTCATATGGGGAGCAAAATCTGTGTTGGGTTGAAGTACAGACGGATGACGGAAACAAATACTATTACAACACCATAACTGGAG ACTCTCAGTGGGACAAACCCAAAGGCTACCGGGGCAGCTCAAACTCG agtGCTTCAGGTAGTGTTTGGATGGAAAGTGTCAGCCCTGAAGGATATGGATATTGGtacaacacacaaacaggag AGTCCAGATGGGAAAAGCCAAAAGACCCCAATGAAACTCCCGAATCCAGCTTGGCATCTGGCAGTGACAAAACAGTTCAGGAGGAACTTGCTGGAGACGACTGTAAGGAGGCTCAGTTGTCGCAGAGCGAAGAAGTGACTGAAAAACCCAGCTTGCCCTCCGTCGTCCCAGAAGATAGCTTTAGG AAAAGGAAAGCAGAGGGAGAAGATGACCAAACAAGCAACAATATGCCTCAAGAGGATGTCAAGGAGGAGAAGCAAGAGGAGATCCAAAGTGAACCCATCGTGaaaaaagaggaagaggtgACAAAAGCAAAGAGGCCAAAATCGCAGAACCCTTACGGGGCTTGGGAACGGATCAAGGAGGAGAAGGATCCATA CGCCAACGTGGACTTACAATTGCCTAAAGTAGACGAGGAGATTGTAATGACAGAGTTGCCGCCGGAACCGAAACCCAAGTTCAAGGAGCGCATCATCACGTCACTGGGAATGGAAGGCGGAAGCACTTCTTTCAAGAAAAGCAAAACACAGAACGGAAAATCCAGAAGCTTTCGACAGAGAGACAATGATGACTAG